Genomic DNA from Bacteroides zhangwenhongii:
TTGGATAATCAAGGATGGTTGGGTCGTCCTGCGGCTGCTGTCCGGATAGCTGCTGCCAGGCAGATTGATTTTGAGCGTTGCCGATTTGAACATCTGGGTTCTACCGGACTGGATTATGAAGAAGCGGTGCAGGGTGGTATTGTTCGTGGTTGTCTCTTTCGCGATATTGCAGGAAATGGTTTGCTGGCCGGTAGTTTTTCTCCGGCTGCTCACGAAACGCATTTGCCTTATGATCCTGCTGACCGCCGGGAAGTATGCACACACCAACAAATCAATAATTGCTATTTCACGGAAGTAGGTAATGAGGACTGGGGATGCCTCGCCATTGCTGCGGGGTATGTGAGTGATATTAATATCGAGCATAATGAAATTAGTGAAGTTCCTTATAGTGGCATCAGTCTTGGTTGGGGATGGACACAAACTGTGAATTGTATGCGTAATAACAGAGTTCATGCAAATCTGATTCATCATTATGCGAAACACATGTATGATGTAGCGGGTATTTACACACTCGGCTCACAGCCCAAAAGCTATGTAACGGAGAATTGTGTGCATAGTATCTATAAACCGGGGTATGTGCACGATCCTAATCATTGGTTCTACCTTTATACAGATGAGGGTTCTTCTTTTATTACTGTTCGTGATAATTGGACGGAAGGGGAGAAGTATTTGCAAAATGCCAATGGTCCCGGAAATGTGTGGGAGAATAATGGTCCGAAAGTGGATGATGCTATTCGTGAACGTGCAGGATTGGAAGCTGAATACAAGGATTTGCTGAACATTCGATAGTAGTTGGTAACTCATTTAACTGCAATATGCGGTTCGTTCCACAGATATGGAACTAAAGGAAAACAGATGTAGAACTAAAGGGAAACAGATGTGGAACTAAACATTAACAGTTGTAGAACGAATTGTTTCTTATAACGCAGTCGGTTAATAATAGAAAGAATAATGAAAAAGAAATATATGATATTACTCAGTGCCTTGTCTTTGGCAAGCAGCACATTTGCCCAGACCTGGATTTGGTATCCGGGAGATTATGAAATCTGGCTGGGAAATCAAATGAACAACCGTCGTACGGAACGGGGTGCATTTTTCCCTCCTTTCTGGAAAACGGACAGTCATTATGTAGTTGTTGAATTCAGCAAGCAACTGAATCTTTCCGAGCCGGAAGAGATTTTTATTGCTGCGGAAGGAAAGTATAATGTCAAGCTGGATGGAAAGCTTCAATTCGGTATGCCGGAGACGATGACTCTTCCTGCCGGTAAGCATAACCTGAACATCAAAGTCTGGAATCAGGCTACTCCTCCCACTATTTATGTGAAAGGGAAGACGGTGAATTCTGATTCCTCCTGGCGAGTGACTTACGAAGATAAAGAATGGATTGATGAGAGCGGAAAAGCCAGTGATACATCTGCTACGATCTATATGGATGCCGGATGTTGGAACTTTGACGGGGCTACCCAACTTCCTTCCCAATTCAGTCTGATGCGTGAACCGCAGCAACCTGTTGCGAAGACAGAACAGGCTGAAGGAGGTATTCTTTATGATTTTGGAAAAGAGACATTCGGATTCATCACATTGAAGAATCTTTCCGGAAAAGGAAAAATAGAGATTTATTATGGTGAAAGTCCGGAAGAAGCAAAGGATAAAGCATATTGTGAAACTTTGGACAAACTGTTGTTAGAACCGGGACAAGTGACTGACCTCGCCATCCGTAGCACTTCTCTCTTAAATAGTTCTGATAACGAATATACGTTGGAGAACAGTAAAGCTTTTCGATATGTCTACGTTACCCACGAACCGGGTGTACAAATAGGAGAAGTATCCATGCAATATGAATATCTTCCTGAAGAGTATCGTGGAAGTTTCCGTTGCAATGATGAAGAATTGAACCGTATCTGGGAAGTGGGGGCCTATACCATGCATCTCACTACCCGCGAGTTCTTTATTGACGGTATCAAACGCGACCGCTGGGTATGGAGTGGGGATGCTATCCAAAGTTATCTGATGAATTATTATCTTTTCTTCGATAGTGAATCCGTGAAACGTACAATCTGGCTGCTTCGTGGCAAAGATCCTGTGACCAGCCATAGCAATACGATTATGGACTATACTTTCTATTGGTTCCTTAGCGTATATGATTATTATATGTATAGTGGCGACCGCCACTTTGTCAACCAACTGTATCCACGTATGCAAACGATGATGGATTATGTATTGGGACGTACAAATAAAAATGGCATGGTGGAAGGCATGACCGGTGATTGGGTATTTGTGGACTGGGCGGACGGCTATCTGGATAAAAAAGGAGAACTTTCTTTTGAGCAGGTTTTATTTTGCAGAAGTCTAGAAACAATGGCTTTGTGTGCTGATTTAGTTGGGGATGAGATTGGGAAGCAGAAGTATGAGAAGCTGGCCGCTACTCTGAAAGCAAAGTTAGAACCTACTTTCTGGAACAATCAGAAACAGGCATTTGTGCATAATCGTGTGAATGGTCGGCAAAGCGATGCTGTAACGCGTTATGCTAATATGTTTTCTGTATTCTTCCAGTATCTGAACGCAGATAAGCAGCAAGCCATCAAGAAGTCCGTTCTTCTGAATGACAGCATTCTAAAAATCACAACGCCTTATATGCGTTTTTATGAATTGGAAGCTCTTTGTGCTTTGGGTGAACAGGAGGCTGTCATGAAGGAAATGAAAGCTTACTGGGGCGGTATGTTGAAAGAGGGTGCTACCTCTTTCTGGGAAAAATACAACCCTGAAGAAACTGGAACGCAACATCTTGCCATGTACGGCCGTCCTTATGGCAAGAGTCTGTGTCATGCCTGGGGAGCAAGTCCTATCTATCTGCTCGGCAAATATTATTTGGGTGTGAAACCTGTGAAAGAAGGATATAAGGAGTTTGCTATTGCTCCTGTATTGGGAGGACTGAAATGGATGGAGGGTACTGTACCCACTCCGAATGGCGATATCCATGTTTATATGAATGGCAAAACGATGAAAGTGAAAGCTACAGAAGGGGAAGGGTATTTGACGATCAATAGTCGTCGTCCACCCAAAGCAAATATCGGAACACCGGAGAAAGTATCGGAAGGAGTGTGGCGTCTCTGGATTGATTCACCCGAAGAAAGAATTGTTACCTATCATTTATAATTCATTGTTAATTAGTGGAGTACTACTATTCATTTCGCAGGCTATAACCCTCGCAAACTGTCGGACAAGTGTTCGGTAAATATATACCGGCTTGCATACATACACTTATCAGAATAACAGTCTCTATTCCATCACTGAAACAAGTGAACCGAGAAGAAATATAATAAGAGCCACCTATTATAAAGATAAGACTGAAAAAAACTATTTCTTTGATACCATTCCTGATAAAAAGGATTTACGATCCATACCAAAATCAAAAAACAAGCAATTCATTAAATACCATACGTACAATACCATAAATAATACTTTAATTGAAAAAACAGACAAATGAGTACAAACGGGGGATTATTTCGTCTTCTTCTTAGTTAAGAAGTGAATTATATAATCTATAATATATATCAGAAGAATGAAAAATACCAGATTATTCATGTTTGCGGCATGCACACTTTTTTTAGCAGCGTGTGGCAGGCAAACCGTGAAGATTATGACTCCGCCAGATGCGTCAAATCGTGTTTTGTTTGGTGCGGAGCAGTTACAGGCTACCTTGGATAAAGCCGGTTATCAGGTAATGATGCAGCAGGGAGACACTACATTCTCCGATCCCGAAATCAAAACAATCTTGCTGACGGAAGTGAATGACACGACACTCAAGAAAGAAGGTTTTCACATTTCGACAACCGGCAATCTGACCAGAGTGTCCGGCAGAGATGGGAGTGGCGTCATTTACGGATGTCGCGAACTGATAGACCGTGTGAATGATTCGGATGGTCGGTTGAATTTCCCGGAAGAATTAAAAGACGGTCCTGAAATGGTATTGCGTGGGGCTTGTGTAGGATTACAGAAGATGACCTACCTGCCGGGACATGGTGTATATGAATATCCGTATACTCCGGAAAGTTTCCCCTGGTTTTATGATAAAGAACAGTGGATTAAATATTTGGATATGCTGGTTGCCAATCGCATGAATTCATTGTATCTCTGGAATGGGCATCCGTTTGCTTCTTTGGTGAAACTGGAAGATTATCCGTTTGCACTGGAAGTAGATGAAGAAACATTCAAAAAGAATGAAGAAATGTTCTCTTTTCTCACAGAAGAAGCGGACAAGCGCGGTATCTTTGTGATACAGATGTTTTATAATATTATTCTTTCCAAACCTTTTGCTGAACATTACGGGCTGAAAACACAGGATCGTAATCGTCCTATTACTCCTTTGATTGCCGATTATACACGCAAGAGTATTGCCGCTTTCATAGAAAAATATCCCAATGTAGGACTACTTGTTTGCCTGGGTGAAGCGATGTGTACGGTAGAGGATGATGTGGAATGGTTTACAAAAACAATTATTCCCGGAGTGAAAGACGGATTACAGGCATTGGGACGTATGGATGAACCGCCTCTTTTGTTGCGTGCACACGACACGGACTGCAAACTGGTGATGGATGCTGCATTGCCGCTTTATAAGAATCTTTATACGATGCATAAATATAATGGCGAATCGTTGACAACTTACGAACCTCGTGGCCCTTGGTCGAAAATACATACGGATTTGAGTTCATTGGGTTCCATCCATATCAGTAACGTACATATCTTGGCCAATCTGGAACCGTTCCGTTGGGGCTCTCCGGATTTCGTACAGAAAGCGGTAACTGCCATACACAATGTACATGGTGCCAATGCGCTGCATCTTTATCCGCAGGCTTCTTATTGGGATTGGCCCTATACGGCTGATAAATTGCCGAACAACGAACGTGAGTTCCAATTGGATCGTGACTGGATTTGGTATCAGACGTGGGGACGTTATGCATGGAATTGCCACCGGGATCGTACAGATGAGATGGGCTACTGGAACCATCAGTTAGGTAAATTCTACGGAACATCTGACGAAAATGCAAGCAATATCCGCATAGCTTATGAAGAAAGTGGTGAGATTGCTCCGAAGCTATTGCGTCGTTTCGGTATCACAGAGGGAAATCGCCAGACATTATTGCTGGGTATGTTTATGAGCCAACTTGTCAATCCATATAAATATACCATCTATCCGGGATTCTATGAAAGTTGCGGACCGGAAGGGGAGAAGCTGATAGAATATGTGGAGAAAGAATGGAAAAAGCAACCTCATGTAGGTGAAATGCCTTTGGATATTGTTGCTCAAGTAATAGAGCACGGGGATAAGGCAGTAGCGGCTATTGATAAGGCGGCCGCCTCCGTATCTTCAAATAAGGACGAATTTGCCCGTTTGCAAAATGATATGCATTGTTATCGTGAATTTGCGTATGCGTTCAACCTGAAAGTGAAAGCCGCCAAGCTGGTATTGGATTATCAATGGGGCAAAGACATCAAAAACCTTGAAGAAGCTATTCCTTTGATGGAACAAAGCCTGGAGCATTATCGTAAATTGGTGGAATTGACGGACGAACATTACTTGTATGCCAACAGTATGCAGACAGCTCAACGTCGTATTCCTATCGGTGGAGATGATGGAAAGAATAAGACTTGGAAAGAATTGCTGGTACACTACGAAAAAGAATTGGAGAACTTCAAAGCTAATCTCGCCCTGTTGAAAGAAAAACAGAATGGAAATGCGGTGGCTGAAACTGTAGAGATTGCTGCCTGGGCTCCTGCAAACGTAAAACTGATCTCTAATTATCCGGCAGTGAAAGTGGAGGAGGGTACTTCTTTATTTGTCGATCTTCCGGGTAAGATAGAAGCAGTAGCTCCTGAATTGAAAGGAATGAAAGCGCTTCGTTTCAATGGAAACGAGCAGAGAGAGAAAGGCACGAGTATCACTTTCGAAACAGATGCTCCGGTGAAATTATTAGTAGCCTATTTCAAAGATGACCAGAAAAAGTATGCAAAGGCTCCGAAACTGGAAATCGATGCATCAGCCAATGATTACGGTCAGGCGGAACCTGTGTTGACGAATGCTGTCCGTATCAACGGAATGCCTTTGGCAAATGTACATGCATATAGTTTTCCGGCCGGAAAGCATACGCTGATGTTACCCAAAGGTTATCTGCAAGTGCTAGGATTTACTGCTGCAGAGATGAAGGTGCGTAATGCCGGACTTGCCGGGGATGAAGAAACAATGGATTGGTTATTTTACTAATATTTCACCACAGAGGACACGGAGGACACAGAGTTCTTCTCTCTCTCTCTTTCCGTAAGTAAAACAGAGCGATAAATACGATTATAAATACGTAAGACTCTTTGTTACTTTATAGTGAATAAAAATAGTAAACCTCTGTGTCCTCCGTGTCCTCTGTAGTGAAAAATAAATTATCATTTAATGGTTATGCATTATTTAAGTATTAAACGATTAGAAAAAGTATCATGAAAAAGTTATTGCTGGCTGTTTTTAGTATAACCACTACCTTTTCTCTGTATGCGCAACGCGAAGTTCCGCAGGAACGGATGGAGCAGATTTATGAGGAGGTGAAGACACCGTATAAGTACGGTCTTGCCATCGCACCGGCAGACAATCATCATAAGATCGATTGCCCTACCGTTTTCCGTCAGGGAGACAAGTGGTTGATGACCTACGTCATCTATAACGGTAAAAGTGGAACGGACGGACGCGGATACGAGACATGGATAGCGGAAAGCGACAATTTGCTTGAATGGCGTACATTAGGACGAATTCTTTCTTACCGGGATGGAAAATGGGACTGTAACCAGCGTGGCGGCTTTCCTGCATTACCGGATATGGAATGGGGTGGAAGCTATGAACTTCAAACTTATAAAGGCCGCCATTGGATGACATATATCGGTGGCGAAGGCACCGGCTACGAAGCAGTGAAAGCTCCGCTTTACATCGGACTGGCATCAACAAAAGGAGATATTTCCACTGCCCACGAATGGGAATCTCTGGACAAACCGATCTTGAGCATCCATGATAAAGATGCCCAATGGTGGGAGAAACTGACTCAATATAAGAGTACTGTTTATTGGGATAAGGATAAAACATTGGGCGCTCCGTTTGTGATGTATTACAATGCAGGTGGCCGTCATCCGGAAACGGATTTAAAAGGAGAACGTGTCGGCATCGCTCTTTCCAAGGATATGAAAACCTGGAAACGTTATCCGGGAAATCCGGTCTTTGCACATGAAGCAGATGGAACGATTACGGGAGATGCACATATCCAGAAGATGGGAGATGTGTATGTGATGTTCTATTTCTCTGCTTTTGAACCTTCGCGTAAATATAAGGCATTCAATACGTTTGCCGCCAGCTATGATTTGGTGAACTGGACTGACTGGAAAGGAGCCGACCTGGTTATCCCTTCCAAGAACTACGATGAATTGTTTGCTCATAAGAGTTATGTGGTAAAGCATGATGGAGTGGTTTATCATTTCTATTGTGCGGTAAATAACGCAGAGCAACGTGGCATTGCCATCGCTACCAGTAAACCGATGGGACGTTCGGCGGTTCGCTTTCCGAAACCGGAAATTAAAAATCGGCGGTTAATCATTACATTGAATGAGGGTTGGAAGACTTGGATTACAGAGGCGACTCATTTGAAAGGTAATTTTATGATGCTTGCAAAGACGGTGAATATCCCTCATAATTGGGATGATTATTATGGATATCGCCAGTTGACACATGGAAATATGCATGGAACTGCCATGTATGTGAAAGACTTCACCGTCGATATAAAATCCGGGAAACGATATTTCCTTCGTTTTGATGGAGTGGGTACATACGCTACCATTAAAGTAAACGGAACGGACTTCGGACGTCATCCTGTTGGACGTACTACATTAACCTTGGACGTTACAGATGCAATGAAGCAGGGAACAAATCGTCTGGAAGTAAAAGCCGAGCATCCGGAAATGATTGCCGATATGCCTTGGGTATGTGGTGGATGTTCATCGGAATGGGGATTCAGTGAAGGGTCACAGCCCTTCGGTATTTTCCGTCCTGTGGTGCTGGAGGTGACCGATGAAATTCGTATAGAACCTTTTGGTGTACACATCTGGAATGATGAAAAGGCTGCTAACGTATTTGTTGAAACGGAGGTTAAGAATTATGGTAAGGCAACAGAAACGATAGAGTTGGTTAATAAACTAAGCAATGCCGATGGAAAACAAGTGTTCCGTTTGGTGGAGAAAGTAACTTTGGCTCCGGGAGAAATGAAAGTCGTTCGCCAGCAAGCTCCTGTCGAGAAACCTGTTTTGTGGGATACAGAAAATCCATATCTCTATAAACTAGCCAGTATGATTAAACGTGATGCAAAAACTACGGATGAGATTTCAACACCGTTTGGTATCCGTACCAT
This window encodes:
- a CDS encoding alpha-L-rhamnosidase-related protein; amino-acid sequence: MKKKYMILLSALSLASSTFAQTWIWYPGDYEIWLGNQMNNRRTERGAFFPPFWKTDSHYVVVEFSKQLNLSEPEEIFIAAEGKYNVKLDGKLQFGMPETMTLPAGKHNLNIKVWNQATPPTIYVKGKTVNSDSSWRVTYEDKEWIDESGKASDTSATIYMDAGCWNFDGATQLPSQFSLMREPQQPVAKTEQAEGGILYDFGKETFGFITLKNLSGKGKIEIYYGESPEEAKDKAYCETLDKLLLEPGQVTDLAIRSTSLLNSSDNEYTLENSKAFRYVYVTHEPGVQIGEVSMQYEYLPEEYRGSFRCNDEELNRIWEVGAYTMHLTTREFFIDGIKRDRWVWSGDAIQSYLMNYYLFFDSESVKRTIWLLRGKDPVTSHSNTIMDYTFYWFLSVYDYYMYSGDRHFVNQLYPRMQTMMDYVLGRTNKNGMVEGMTGDWVFVDWADGYLDKKGELSFEQVLFCRSLETMALCADLVGDEIGKQKYEKLAATLKAKLEPTFWNNQKQAFVHNRVNGRQSDAVTRYANMFSVFFQYLNADKQQAIKKSVLLNDSILKITTPYMRFYELEALCALGEQEAVMKEMKAYWGGMLKEGATSFWEKYNPEETGTQHLAMYGRPYGKSLCHAWGASPIYLLGKYYLGVKPVKEGYKEFAIAPVLGGLKWMEGTVPTPNGDIHVYMNGKTMKVKATEGEGYLTINSRRPPKANIGTPEKVSEGVWRLWIDSPEERIVTYHL
- a CDS encoding alpha-d-galacturonidase, with amino-acid sequence MKNTRLFMFAACTLFLAACGRQTVKIMTPPDASNRVLFGAEQLQATLDKAGYQVMMQQGDTTFSDPEIKTILLTEVNDTTLKKEGFHISTTGNLTRVSGRDGSGVIYGCRELIDRVNDSDGRLNFPEELKDGPEMVLRGACVGLQKMTYLPGHGVYEYPYTPESFPWFYDKEQWIKYLDMLVANRMNSLYLWNGHPFASLVKLEDYPFALEVDEETFKKNEEMFSFLTEEADKRGIFVIQMFYNIILSKPFAEHYGLKTQDRNRPITPLIADYTRKSIAAFIEKYPNVGLLVCLGEAMCTVEDDVEWFTKTIIPGVKDGLQALGRMDEPPLLLRAHDTDCKLVMDAALPLYKNLYTMHKYNGESLTTYEPRGPWSKIHTDLSSLGSIHISNVHILANLEPFRWGSPDFVQKAVTAIHNVHGANALHLYPQASYWDWPYTADKLPNNEREFQLDRDWIWYQTWGRYAWNCHRDRTDEMGYWNHQLGKFYGTSDENASNIRIAYEESGEIAPKLLRRFGITEGNRQTLLLGMFMSQLVNPYKYTIYPGFYESCGPEGEKLIEYVEKEWKKQPHVGEMPLDIVAQVIEHGDKAVAAIDKAAASVSSNKDEFARLQNDMHCYREFAYAFNLKVKAAKLVLDYQWGKDIKNLEEAIPLMEQSLEHYRKLVELTDEHYLYANSMQTAQRRIPIGGDDGKNKTWKELLVHYEKELENFKANLALLKEKQNGNAVAETVEIAAWAPANVKLISNYPAVKVEEGTSLFVDLPGKIEAVAPELKGMKALRFNGNEQREKGTSITFETDAPVKLLVAYFKDDQKKYAKAPKLEIDASANDYGQAEPVLTNAVRINGMPLANVHAYSFPAGKHTLMLPKGYLQVLGFTAAEMKVRNAGLAGDEETMDWLFY